In the Candidatus Cloacimonas acidaminovorans str. Evry genome, one interval contains:
- a CDS encoding dihydroorotate dehydrogenase has translation MEQILNPLQTSLGRLKVNSPVTVASGTFALENLDFIEQDHLGAYVCKTITRYPKKGNPPPRLYETEAGLLNSIGLQNPGLDKFIAEDLPVLRETLTVPLIVSFSGSSLKEFVQMLECLEKQEGISGYEVNVSCPNVENEGIAFGIDPDVVNKLCALLSPLTERELIVKLSPNVTDIAVIAKAAEEGGATAISLINTIWGMAIDYRNGKSRIKKGIGGYSGIGIKPLALALTYRAAQAVKIPVIAMGGIYNWQDALEFFWAGASMIALGTANFIDPLAVDKVYEGLSSFCLEKQLKLKDIVGKVNK, from the coding sequence ATGGAACAAATTCTAAATCCGCTGCAGACCTCTTTGGGACGGCTTAAAGTGAATAGTCCTGTTACTGTTGCTTCCGGCACTTTCGCTTTGGAAAACCTGGATTTTATTGAGCAGGATCATTTAGGTGCTTATGTTTGTAAAACTATTACCCGCTATCCGAAAAAAGGAAATCCGCCTCCGCGTTTATATGAAACGGAAGCAGGACTCCTGAATTCCATCGGTTTACAAAATCCCGGGTTGGATAAGTTTATTGCTGAGGACTTGCCTGTTTTGCGTGAAACCCTTACTGTTCCTTTAATCGTAAGTTTTTCCGGCTCTTCGTTAAAGGAATTTGTTCAAATGCTGGAATGTTTGGAAAAACAAGAGGGAATTTCCGGCTACGAAGTGAATGTATCCTGTCCCAATGTTGAAAATGAAGGTATAGCTTTCGGAATTGATCCCGATGTTGTAAATAAACTATGTGCACTTCTTTCACCTTTAACGGAAAGAGAATTGATAGTAAAATTAAGTCCCAATGTTACGGATATTGCTGTTATTGCCAAAGCTGCTGAAGAAGGGGGTGCTACTGCAATATCATTAATCAATACTATTTGGGGAATGGCAATTGACTACCGTAATGGAAAATCAAGGATTAAAAAAGGAATCGGTGGCTATAGCGGAATCGGAATTAAACCCTTAGCTTTGGCTTTAACTTATCGTGCCGCTCAAGCTGTTAAAATTCCTGTTATTGCTATGGGGGGAATTTATAATTGGCAGGATGCTTTGGAGTTCTTTTGGGCTGGAGCATCTATGATTGCTTTGGGAACAGCTAATTTTATAGACCCTTTGGCTGTGGATAAGGTTTATGAGGGATTATCCTCTTTTTGTCTGGAAAAACAACTTAAACTGAAAGATATAGTTGGGAAAGTAAATAAGTGA
- a CDS encoding dihydroorotate dehydrogenase electron transfer subunit translates to MNKSQPQFLERAIYFREELSGDYFILWIWDEALGKKCQPGQFFQIRAHYSIADAEETRSLPKLFKPISIYDNAEGRIGFFIKKVGAGTNALYKLKAGDLLELIGPLGNGFPLVTGRKILLVSGGIGYPPLWYLQKKLIKHNLLYWVHGGSGQSDVFPCDEVWTEDGSFGKKGMVTEGISKLIAEKKIDLVYSCGPVPMLKECAIITTELNIEHYCSIEAYMACGIGVCYGCAIPVGQENDWNYLRVCKEGPVFNAGEVLWNKF, encoded by the coding sequence ATGAATAAATCCCAGCCACAATTTCTGGAAAGAGCAATATACTTTAGGGAAGAACTCTCCGGGGACTATTTTATCCTGTGGATTTGGGATGAGGCATTGGGAAAAAAATGCCAGCCGGGACAGTTCTTCCAAATCAGAGCTCACTATAGTATTGCCGATGCGGAAGAAACACGCTCTCTGCCTAAACTCTTTAAACCCATTTCCATTTATGACAATGCTGAAGGGAGAATTGGTTTCTTTATTAAAAAAGTGGGTGCCGGAACAAATGCTCTCTATAAACTGAAAGCCGGTGACCTTTTAGAGCTTATAGGTCCTTTGGGAAACGGTTTTCCTTTAGTTACGGGAAGAAAAATATTACTGGTTAGTGGAGGTATTGGCTATCCTCCTTTGTGGTATTTGCAAAAGAAATTAATTAAACATAATTTGCTTTATTGGGTGCATGGCGGTTCTGGACAAAGTGATGTTTTTCCCTGTGATGAGGTCTGGACAGAAGATGGCAGTTTCGGTAAAAAAGGAATGGTTACAGAAGGAATTAGTAAATTGATTGCAGAAAAAAAGATTGATTTGGTATATAGTTGCGGTCCTGTTCCAATGCTGAAGGAATGTGCAATTATAACTACCGAACTGAATATTGAACATTATTGTTCAATAGAAGCATATATGGCTTGCGGAATAGGTGTTTGCTACGGTTGTGCCATTCCTGTTGGCCAAGAAAACGACTGGAATTATTTACGGGTCTGCAAAGAAGGTCCTGTTTTTAATGCCGGGGAGGTATTATGGAACAAATTCTAA
- a CDS encoding dihydroorotase, protein MKTLIKNANIYQKGNFIKGEILIERKKIVKISGGTASSSYLTDKVDKIIDAKGACVFPGFIDLHSHLRDPGQTYKEDIVTGTKAAAHGGFTAVCAMPNTEPVTDNIASVEYIQLRAKDYGSAKVYVIGAITKQSAGEEIAEMATMKAGGIVAVSDDGKCVQNARLMLSCMKYASNFGLPVIIHPEDYSLAGKGQIHSGKVATKLGLSGIPGLAEEVIIARDIMLAESAGAKLHIAHISTARSIELVKNAKDKGLPVTCEVTPHHLVLNEEANLTFNTNTKMKPPLRSEEDRRACVQALQEGIIDCIATDHSPHADFEKEREFDLAPFGIIGLETAFPVLYKNLVQTGQIDLNRLIEALTTAPAKILNLPGGILAEGKTADLTVIDLEKETLFSAENILSKSKNTPWLNQWFPGRVMCTICDGKITYLDSENE, encoded by the coding sequence ATGAAGACCTTAATTAAAAATGCCAATATCTATCAAAAGGGAAATTTCATAAAAGGGGAAATCTTAATTGAGAGAAAGAAGATTGTAAAAATTAGCGGAGGAACAGCATCCTCCAGTTACCTTACAGACAAGGTAGATAAAATTATAGATGCCAAAGGCGCTTGTGTGTTTCCTGGTTTTATAGACCTGCATTCGCATTTACGAGACCCGGGACAAACCTATAAAGAAGATATTGTTACAGGAACTAAAGCCGCTGCGCATGGTGGATTTACAGCTGTTTGTGCGATGCCAAATACTGAACCTGTTACCGATAATATTGCTTCTGTAGAATATATCCAATTACGGGCTAAAGATTATGGCTCTGCCAAGGTCTATGTAATTGGAGCTATTACGAAACAGTCAGCTGGTGAAGAAATTGCTGAAATGGCAACAATGAAAGCAGGAGGTATTGTAGCTGTTTCCGATGACGGTAAATGTGTGCAGAATGCACGATTAATGCTTTCCTGTATGAAATATGCCAGTAACTTTGGTTTGCCGGTAATTATTCACCCTGAAGATTATTCCTTAGCCGGAAAGGGACAGATACATTCCGGAAAAGTTGCTACCAAACTTGGACTTAGCGGAATTCCTGGTCTGGCAGAAGAAGTGATAATTGCTCGGGATATTATGCTCGCTGAAAGTGCTGGAGCTAAATTACATATTGCCCATATTTCTACGGCGCGCTCTATAGAACTGGTAAAAAATGCTAAAGATAAAGGACTTCCTGTTACCTGTGAAGTAACACCTCATCATTTGGTGCTGAATGAAGAGGCAAATTTAACTTTTAATACTAATACTAAAATGAAACCTCCTCTGCGGAGTGAAGAAGACCGTCGGGCTTGTGTTCAGGCATTGCAAGAAGGAATAATTGATTGCATTGCTACAGACCATTCTCCCCATGCGGATTTTGAAAAAGAAAGGGAATTTGACTTGGCTCCCTTTGGCATAATTGGCTTGGAAACAGCATTTCCTGTGCTCTATAAAAACCTGGTGCAGACAGGGCAGATAGACCTCAACCGTTTAATTGAGGCATTAACAACTGCTCCAGCCAAAATCCTAAATTTGCCCGGGGGAATTTTAGCTGAAGGAAAAACAGCCGATTTAACTGTTATAGACCTGGAAAAGGAAACTCTTTTTTCCGCGGAAAATATACTTTCCAAAAGCAAAAATACTCCCTGGCTCAATCAATGGTTTCCCGGAAGGGTGATGTGTACTATCTGTGATGGCAAAATAACTTATCTGGATAGTGAAAATGAATAA
- a CDS encoding aspartate carbamoyltransferase catalytic subunit, translating into MTSTPQFAGRSLFDLDDYSREEIMFILEAAKGMKEINLREYKKIPTLRGKTVCTLFVENSTRTRMSFELAANRLSADVVSFQSSISSLQKGESLQDTVYTLNAMGIDLYCIRHSSPGSPQLVNKYSGKPVINGGDGKHSHPTQALLDIFSIWEKLGDLKGLKITIVGDILNSRVVRSNLIGMGKLGAKVTVCGPKTLMPGNMESVYDCRVEYDLAKALKDADVVMGLRMQLERMTEGLFPSLEEYSKHYVLSKETLKYAKRNALIMHPGPMNRGVEILPEIADSNHSIIVEQVANGVAVRMALMFLILGGKA; encoded by the coding sequence ATGACCTCAACACCACAATTTGCAGGACGCTCTCTGTTTGACCTGGATGATTATTCCCGGGAAGAAATTATGTTCATTCTGGAAGCAGCTAAGGGAATGAAAGAAATCAACTTGCGGGAATACAAAAAGATTCCTACCTTAAGGGGAAAAACAGTGTGCACTTTATTCGTAGAAAACAGCACCCGCACGCGAATGAGTTTTGAATTGGCTGCCAATCGTTTAAGTGCAGATGTTGTCAGTTTTCAGTCCTCCATTTCCTCTCTGCAGAAAGGAGAAAGTTTACAGGATACGGTTTACACTTTAAATGCAATGGGCATTGACCTTTACTGCATTCGTCACAGCAGTCCCGGAAGCCCACAACTGGTAAATAAATATTCCGGTAAACCAGTTATCAATGGAGGAGATGGCAAACATTCACATCCCACACAGGCACTACTGGATATTTTTTCTATCTGGGAAAAATTAGGTGACCTGAAAGGGCTGAAAATAACCATTGTAGGCGACATTTTAAATAGTCGCGTAGTGCGTAGTAATTTAATTGGAATGGGAAAACTGGGTGCCAAAGTAACTGTTTGCGGACCTAAAACCTTGATGCCAGGAAATATGGAAAGTGTTTATGACTGCCGCGTAGAATATGATTTAGCAAAAGCTTTAAAAGATGCCGATGTTGTAATGGGCTTAAGAATGCAGTTGGAACGGATGACGGAAGGGCTTTTCCCCTCTCTGGAAGAATACAGCAAACACTATGTTCTCTCCAAAGAAACCTTGAAATATGCCAAAAGGAATGCTTTAATTATGCATCCCGGTCCTATGAACAGAGGAGTGGAAATTCTGCCGGAAATTGCAGATAGCAATCATAGTATCATTGTGGAACAAGTTGCCAATGGAGTTGCAGTTAGAATGGCTTTGATGTTTTTAATCTTAGGTGGAAAAGCATAA
- a CDS encoding S8 family serine peptidase — protein sequence MKRQLCVILMLLLLSSITAVALQQYKDVNRKPYATDLIKIKLSAEAVSRANLPMGLYAEKSKTGINELDQLMSQTGATKIIRAHRNIKNTSWEQQTGFDRWFLLKLNGKTTVEEAIKQFKANRYIETAIPEYIAYPAAVPNDPYYTNNWGHNNTAQLPGYTAYGHTGAGVGTVGFDSDAQLAWNQSQSYGSANIIIAIIDSGVDTAHPDLRLVAGYDFGDNDSNPMDNSAEPGHGTACSGIAAAKANNSLGITGIAGGCSVMPLKVADSDGDMYFTAIENALTYAADNNAHIASMSLGATDVAEGDSPSTDAALNYAYNACVVIFAATGNENNSTISYPANQTSVISVGAASPTGQRKSTSSSDGEYWWGSNYGVATQNNKNAVDIMAPTILPATDLTGTGNGYNTSGDYYLWFNGTSCATPYAAGVAALLLSKDPSLTPAQIFSILTSSATDMTSDGGVGWDRYTGYGMVNANAALNTILGGMPSCTITSPANGATFALNSTITINVNAEDINGTITSVKFYINNTLYNTDYSAPYTWDWNATGFIAGTYIIKAVATDNNNNEATNEISIFLTPPVSEAIIGTGTYITEATSASPVNVWYKSLHGQSVYTKAELNAAGIFGPVNITRLGFNIVGLPLVSMPNFVVRMKHTTADNVSSWINADNLVTVYSNPNYLPTETGWNMYNFSIPFEWNGEDNLLVDTAFGVASSYNRSGTVQFTSIGNGYRYIRNDDNDQTNVFSGGETSFQRPNIKLIVEQITIGPQISVNPSSLDFGGIPAGQTQTRQFTIQNYGNETLSGTITTPEGFTVSDSLRINLLTADNNALSRNTFSFTIPAGTSNTYILNFSPLTAGSYNGNVIISSNAENNPLIHLQVTGNAYLPPVIEVSTNSLTATLDAGTQTNQIFTISNRGGLPLSYQISISEDSVYPQKITQADKSIAGSTLTLNYADYEPGATLDWTFTLYNNSTDAEWLKDLYITFPPNVLVNSATNFTGGTEDMLPDLTSGNGITIHWHGLTTSGWGVVQGGQSATATVNVTILPVFYGDLILSYTIQGDVYGSEPHQIDGQITLSQIVTTIPWFSLEPMQGEVLPGENATITSYFSALTTQPGIYNALLNIASNDPFQPLTILPVCMNVLQPNHPPVINLPENFSFNANESLLVDFTPYVSDPDNDPLTLTCSGNTNINVTITGLQVSLSSLHNWYGTEIITFTVSDGMLQDSDSLMVIVLLNITSGVIVDSDNLPAVWTIDNSPFNITEPIVVDSTQNITFEPGIVIQVWNDEPINVLGSISANNVTFAPGFPDLLWGGLEITGTTGNRTESNITNCEILNAVNAITVNNCSPVINTVYIAPIDTTALINGTGIMVTGVASPPINNVTILSYHTCIQVVRDAEILPNEPFINNIVLRNSSVVPRQEEENTKGIVIEGNSNVIISNAEIKDYNTAIKVENTNVQQSATPSLSHIRIRNTSSTLRNEDKCGIELKGNENAVLYDVRIEECNKGIKIENTETGASATPSLDFIRIRNTSSTLRQELENIGILVESNVIPVLRDVQIEDAETGIQINAGGNLDLKYSLLLNCQTGLKNYSTELMPITHNSFVIEEDQVPPDFLQNCVALSLNNILNFEFSNNTLYGYPKIAVVNSAHLNFINNIVWSNSALNNPFECVSGTYNVTYNDINYGSQVFPGTGNINANPNFVNALELDFALPYNSPCIDAGCPDSEPDPDGTIADIGCYYYHHCAVFESPEGPFYVQQPLQFINNSLGHNTPESYATWLLNGIPVSNDYNLNTIIDTWGEYDLQLVMTSGPLVDSSSVFQFNVIDETPLSPQNVVLEFLENNYILRWDAVTLSVSQTPITITNYKIYASENPYGTYTLYQIVPASSRQINLNLSEFGSKRFFKVTAEK from the coding sequence ATGAAAAGACAGTTATGTGTTATTCTAATGTTATTACTGCTTAGTTCCATAACCGCCGTTGCTTTACAACAATATAAGGATGTAAACAGGAAACCTTATGCAACGGACCTAATAAAAATAAAGCTTAGTGCTGAAGCAGTAAGTAGAGCAAATCTTCCTATGGGACTTTACGCTGAAAAATCCAAAACCGGAATTAACGAACTTGATCAATTGATGTCCCAAACCGGGGCTACAAAAATAATCCGGGCTCACCGCAACATAAAAAACACCAGTTGGGAACAGCAAACTGGTTTTGATCGCTGGTTTTTACTGAAACTGAATGGCAAAACAACTGTTGAAGAAGCTATTAAACAATTTAAAGCCAATCGTTACATAGAAACAGCCATTCCTGAATATATCGCCTATCCTGCAGCGGTTCCCAATGATCCTTATTATACTAATAACTGGGGTCATAATAATACAGCTCAACTTCCTGGTTATACAGCTTATGGTCATACCGGTGCAGGAGTTGGCACTGTCGGTTTTGACAGCGATGCTCAGCTTGCCTGGAATCAAAGTCAGAGTTATGGTTCAGCCAATATTATAATAGCGATTATTGATTCCGGAGTAGATACTGCGCATCCGGATTTACGTTTAGTAGCCGGTTATGATTTTGGTGATAATGACAGCAATCCTATGGACAACAGTGCAGAACCAGGACATGGAACTGCCTGTTCTGGAATTGCTGCAGCCAAAGCAAATAACTCTTTAGGCATTACAGGAATTGCCGGTGGCTGTAGTGTTATGCCTTTAAAAGTAGCCGATTCCGATGGGGATATGTATTTTACAGCCATAGAGAATGCGTTAACTTATGCGGCTGATAATAATGCCCATATTGCCAGTATGAGTTTGGGGGCAACAGATGTAGCAGAAGGAGATTCTCCTTCCACCGATGCTGCCTTAAATTATGCTTATAATGCCTGTGTAGTTATTTTTGCGGCTACAGGCAACGAAAATAATTCTACAATTTCGTATCCTGCCAATCAAACATCCGTAATCAGTGTTGGCGCTGCCAGCCCTACAGGTCAGCGAAAAAGTACCTCCTCTTCCGATGGAGAATATTGGTGGGGTTCCAATTACGGAGTAGCTACCCAGAATAATAAAAATGCCGTGGATATTATGGCACCGACAATTTTACCTGCTACCGATCTAACGGGAACAGGTAATGGTTATAATACCAGCGGGGATTATTATTTGTGGTTTAACGGAACTTCCTGTGCCACACCTTATGCTGCTGGAGTTGCTGCGTTACTGCTTTCCAAAGACCCTTCTTTAACTCCTGCTCAGATTTTTTCCATACTTACTTCATCTGCTACCGATATGACATCTGACGGAGGAGTTGGTTGGGATAGATATACCGGTTATGGAATGGTAAATGCCAATGCAGCTTTAAATACCATTCTGGGTGGAATGCCTTCCTGCACAATTACCTCCCCTGCAAATGGTGCTACTTTTGCTCTCAATTCTACTATTACTATCAATGTAAATGCTGAAGACATCAATGGCACAATTACTTCCGTGAAGTTTTACATCAATAACACTCTTTATAATACGGATTATTCTGCTCCTTATACTTGGGACTGGAATGCTACCGGATTCATCGCTGGAACCTATATCATTAAAGCAGTGGCAACGGATAATAATAATAATGAGGCAACCAATGAAATCTCTATATTTTTAACTCCACCTGTTTCAGAAGCTATTATTGGCACAGGAACCTATATTACCGAAGCTACAAGCGCATCACCTGTTAATGTATGGTACAAAAGTTTACACGGTCAATCCGTTTATACTAAAGCAGAATTAAATGCTGCTGGTATCTTCGGTCCTGTAAATATTACCCGGCTTGGTTTTAATATAGTTGGTTTACCCTTAGTTTCAATGCCTAATTTCGTCGTCCGTATGAAACATACAACTGCAGATAATGTCAGCTCCTGGATTAATGCAGATAATTTAGTGACGGTTTATTCTAATCCCAATTATTTACCTACTGAAACCGGTTGGAATATGTATAATTTTTCCATTCCTTTTGAATGGAATGGAGAGGATAACCTTTTAGTAGATACTGCTTTTGGAGTGGCAAGCAGTTATAATCGTTCAGGGACTGTTCAATTTACTTCAATAGGAAATGGTTATCGTTACATAAGAAATGATGATAACGATCAGACCAATGTTTTTTCAGGAGGAGAAACATCTTTTCAACGCCCCAATATTAAGCTTATTGTAGAACAAATTACTATCGGTCCTCAAATTTCAGTAAACCCAAGTTCTCTTGATTTTGGCGGTATTCCTGCAGGACAAACCCAAACCAGGCAATTTACCATCCAAAATTATGGTAATGAAACCTTAAGCGGAACAATCACAACTCCCGAGGGTTTTACCGTTTCGGATAGCTTAAGGATAAATTTACTGACAGCGGATAACAATGCTCTTAGCCGCAATACATTTAGTTTTACTATCCCTGCCGGTACATCCAATACTTATATTTTAAATTTTTCTCCCCTTACGGCAGGAAGTTATAATGGAAATGTAATTATATCCAGTAACGCTGAAAACAATCCTCTTATTCATTTACAAGTTACCGGCAATGCATATCTTCCTCCGGTAATAGAAGTGAGTACCAATTCATTGACGGCAACCTTGGATGCAGGCACCCAGACAAATCAAATCTTCACTATTTCCAATAGGGGTGGTTTGCCCTTATCTTATCAAATCTCAATAAGCGAAGATAGCGTTTATCCTCAAAAGATTACCCAAGCTGATAAAAGTATTGCAGGCAGCACCTTAACATTGAACTACGCTGATTATGAACCGGGTGCAACTTTGGATTGGACATTCACTCTCTATAATAATAGCACTGATGCTGAATGGCTGAAAGATTTATATATTACTTTCCCGCCAAATGTGCTTGTCAATTCCGCTACCAATTTTACAGGCGGAACTGAAGATATGCTTCCTGATTTAACTTCCGGAAATGGCATCACAATTCACTGGCACGGACTAACAACCAGTGGCTGGGGAGTTGTTCAGGGTGGACAATCTGCCACCGCAACTGTAAATGTAACGATTCTTCCTGTCTTTTATGGAGACCTTATTCTGTCTTACACTATTCAGGGTGATGTTTATGGCAGTGAACCGCATCAAATAGATGGTCAAATTACGCTTAGTCAAATCGTTACTACCATTCCCTGGTTTTCTCTTGAGCCAATGCAGGGGGAAGTTCTTCCAGGTGAAAATGCCACCATAACCTCGTATTTTTCTGCCTTAACTACCCAACCCGGAATATATAATGCCCTCTTAAACATCGCTTCCAATGATCCTTTTCAACCACTTACAATCCTACCTGTTTGTATGAATGTTCTTCAACCCAATCATCCTCCGGTGATAAATTTACCGGAAAATTTCTCTTTCAATGCCAATGAATCATTATTAGTGGATTTTACTCCTTATGTAAGCGATCCAGATAACGATCCCTTAACCTTAACTTGTAGTGGAAATACCAATATCAATGTTACCATCACCGGTTTGCAGGTTAGTTTGAGCTCTTTGCATAACTGGTATGGAACTGAAATTATCACTTTTACTGTGTCCGACGGAATGCTTCAAGATAGCGATTCTTTAATGGTAATTGTTTTGCTGAACATTACTTCCGGAGTAATTGTGGATTCAGATAATTTACCTGCTGTCTGGACAATTGACAACTCTCCTTTTAACATTACTGAGCCCATTGTTGTTGATAGCACTCAAAATATAACTTTTGAACCAGGGATCGTTATTCAAGTGTGGAATGATGAACCCATCAATGTTCTCGGTTCCATTTCTGCCAATAATGTCACTTTTGCACCTGGCTTTCCGGATTTGCTTTGGGGTGGTTTGGAAATTACAGGAACGACAGGAAACCGAACAGAAAGCAATATTACCAACTGTGAAATCCTGAATGCTGTCAATGCTATTACCGTAAATAATTGTAGTCCTGTTATTAACACTGTCTATATAGCCCCCATAGATACCACTGCTTTAATTAACGGCACCGGAATTATGGTTACAGGTGTTGCCAGTCCTCCCATAAATAATGTTACCATCTTAAGCTATCACACCTGTATTCAAGTTGTTCGGGATGCCGAAATCCTTCCTAATGAGCCATTTATCAATAACATAGTGCTACGAAATTCTTCTGTTGTGCCTCGCCAGGAAGAGGAAAATACGAAGGGTATAGTAATTGAGGGTAATAGCAATGTAATTATTTCAAATGCCGAAATAAAGGACTATAATACAGCTATCAAGGTGGAAAATACCAATGTTCAGCAGTCCGCAACTCCTTCCTTAAGTCATATCCGCATTCGTAATACAAGTAGTACCTTACGAAATGAAGATAAATGCGGAATTGAACTAAAAGGCAATGAAAATGCTGTTTTATATGATGTCAGAATTGAGGAATGCAATAAAGGAATTAAAATAGAAAATACTGAAACGGGAGCGTCTGCAACTCCTTCCTTGGATTTTATCCGTATCCGCAATACCAGCAGCACTTTAAGGCAGGAATTGGAGAATATTGGAATTTTGGTTGAGAGTAATGTAATACCTGTTTTGCGCGATGTTCAAATTGAAGATGCGGAAACAGGTATACAGATTAACGCGGGAGGAAATCTGGACCTGAAATATTCCCTTCTTCTAAATTGCCAAACAGGTCTGAAAAACTATAGTACGGAACTGATGCCTATAACCCATAATAGCTTTGTTATTGAAGAAGACCAAGTGCCACCTGATTTTTTACAGAATTGTGTAGCTCTCTCTCTGAATAATATACTTAATTTTGAATTTAGCAATAATACCCTCTATGGTTATCCTAAAATCGCTGTTGTTAATTCTGCCCATCTGAATTTTATCAATAATATTGTCTGGAGCAATTCTGCCCTGAATAATCCCTTTGAATGCGTAAGCGGAACTTATAATGTTACTTACAACGATATTAACTATGGCAGTCAGGTCTTTCCCGGAACTGGTAATATCAATGCCAATCCAAACTTTGTGAATGCTTTGGAGCTTGATTTTGCATTGCCATATAACAGTCCTTGTATTGATGCCGGGTGTCCTGATTCGGAACCAGACCCTGATGGAACTATTGCCGATATAGGATGCTACTATTATCATCATTGTGCCGTTTTTGAATCGCCGGAAGGTCCTTTCTATGTTCAACAACCTCTTCAGTTTATCAATAATTCCCTTGGGCATAACACTCCCGAGAGTTATGCTACCTGGCTTTTGAATGGAATACCTGTTTCCAACGACTATAATCTGAACACGATTATTGATACCTGGGGTGAATACGATTTGCAGCTGGTAATGACTTCCGGACCCCTTGTGGATAGCAGCAGTGTTTTTCAATTTAATGTAATTGATGAAACACCACTTTCTCCGCAAAATGTGGTTTTAGAGTTCTTGGAAAACAACTATATTTTACGGTGGGATGCTGTTACTCTTTCCGTATCCCAAACTCCTATTACGATTACTAATTACAAAATTTACGCCAGTGAAAACCCCTACGGAACTTATACCCTCTATCAAATAGTGCCTGCCAGTAGCAGACAAATTAACCTGAACCTGTCTGAATTTGGCTCTAAACGCTTTTTCAAGGTAACTGCCGAAAAGTAA